A portion of the Kribbella jejuensis genome contains these proteins:
- a CDS encoding CobW family GTP-binding protein, which translates to MLPVTLVTGLGAAVRGAVAGNLLAEAGASGVLVEYDVRDLSAVVRTARTATGVIDREVITLAHPCVSCAMRGSLTQLLASIAAVERYDMAIVDVPAAGDTRAIATELAQHPDLRLTTVVTTLDPKTTAADLTGEDLLRDRGISTAAEDGRAVAEVVVRQLEYANVAVVSEEARDLVQAINPNLLIRTSPAGLLDVRRPAPTPVEPGSIAAPVDGLTFVWQSNRPFHPERLYDALEDLVAGTVRGRGTLWIATQHRHRLSWDSFGSNISIGVLGPWLADLPADRWPSVGQQHQARSALEWHPEYGDRASYLSLTGTELDVRELQDRLDGCVLRADEAVHPLTDPFAPYLEGSTAA; encoded by the coding sequence ATGCTGCCGGTGACCTTGGTGACAGGCCTTGGCGCCGCGGTTCGAGGGGCCGTCGCGGGGAATCTGCTGGCCGAGGCCGGAGCGTCCGGCGTCCTGGTGGAGTACGACGTACGCGACCTGAGCGCCGTCGTCCGGACCGCCCGGACCGCGACCGGAGTGATCGATCGTGAGGTGATCACGCTGGCGCATCCGTGCGTGTCCTGCGCGATGCGCGGTTCGCTCACCCAACTGCTCGCCAGCATCGCGGCCGTCGAGCGGTACGACATGGCGATCGTCGACGTCCCGGCCGCCGGCGACACCCGGGCGATCGCGACCGAGCTCGCCCAGCACCCGGATCTTCGCCTCACCACGGTCGTCACCACCCTCGACCCGAAGACAACAGCCGCCGACCTGACCGGCGAGGATCTGCTGAGAGATCGCGGCATCTCAACCGCCGCCGAGGACGGACGGGCAGTCGCCGAGGTCGTCGTACGCCAACTCGAATACGCCAACGTGGCCGTCGTCAGCGAAGAAGCCCGCGACCTGGTGCAGGCGATCAACCCGAACCTGCTGATCCGGACCAGTCCGGCCGGGCTCCTCGACGTACGGCGTCCCGCCCCGACCCCGGTCGAGCCGGGTTCGATCGCGGCGCCTGTCGACGGGCTGACGTTCGTCTGGCAGAGCAACCGGCCGTTCCATCCGGAGCGGCTGTACGACGCCCTCGAGGACCTGGTCGCCGGGACGGTCCGCGGGCGCGGGACGCTGTGGATCGCGACCCAGCACCGGCACCGGTTGAGCTGGGACAGCTTCGGGTCGAACATCTCGATCGGCGTGCTCGGTCCGTGGCTCGCCGACCTCCCCGCGGACCGCTGGCCGTCCGTCGGGCAGCAGCACCAGGCCCGCTCGGCGCTGGAGTGGCACCCCGAGTACGGCGACCGCGCGTCGTACCTGTCGCTCACCGGCACCGAGCTGGACGTCCGGGAATTACAGGACCGCCTCGATGGTTGTGTCCTCCGTGCGGACGAAGCGGTCCACCCCCTGACCGACCCGTTCGCTCCCTACTTGGAAGGAAGTACCGCAGCATGA
- a CDS encoding IclR family transcriptional regulator gives MSGNVPASTRTLRVLTFLATQPGPVPMERIASAVGLPRSSTYHLLRAMIDEGFVVHLPEEKRYGLGVAAFEIGSAYLRHDPLERLARPLLVQLVHEVGQTAHLGVLHGRELVYLLKEQPPRPVTLVTDVGVRLPATLTASGRALLAELPPAQVRALFPSAESFVRRTDHGPQSLSQLRRILADEKRQGFAVEDSFITPGMASVASAAVDHAGHPVAAISVTFRTDTVPPADRPHLAHKIRQAAKALTRRLHG, from the coding sequence GTGAGCGGCAACGTTCCCGCCTCGACCCGTACGTTGCGGGTCCTCACGTTCCTGGCCACCCAGCCGGGTCCGGTACCGATGGAGCGCATCGCGTCCGCGGTCGGGTTGCCACGCTCGTCGACGTACCACTTGCTGCGGGCAATGATCGACGAGGGGTTCGTCGTCCATCTGCCGGAGGAGAAGCGGTACGGGCTGGGGGTGGCCGCGTTCGAGATCGGGTCGGCGTACCTGCGGCACGATCCGCTGGAACGGTTGGCGCGGCCGCTGCTCGTGCAGCTCGTGCATGAGGTGGGGCAGACCGCGCATCTCGGCGTACTGCACGGTCGGGAGCTTGTTTATCTCTTGAAGGAGCAGCCGCCGCGGCCGGTGACGCTGGTGACGGACGTCGGCGTACGTCTCCCCGCCACCCTCACCGCGTCGGGGCGCGCGCTGCTGGCCGAACTACCACCGGCGCAGGTCCGCGCGCTGTTCCCGTCCGCGGAGTCCTTCGTACGCCGAACCGACCACGGCCCGCAGTCTCTCAGCCAACTCCGCCGCATCCTCGCCGACGAAAAACGCCAGGGCTTCGCTGTCGAGGACTCCTTCATCACCCCTGGGATGGCGTCGGTCGCCAGCGCCGCCGTCGACCACGCCGGCCACCCGGTAGCCGCCATCAGCGTCACCTTCCGCACCGACACCGTTCCACCCGCCGACCGCCCCCACCTGGCCCACAAAATCCGCCAAGCCGCCAAGGCCCTGACCCGCCGCCTCCACGGGTAG
- the hutH gene encoding histidine ammonia-lyase, which yields MLSRADRARCNVRVEHTVNVGIGPLTPAQVVAVARYGAQVRIDDQALEEIAKSRAAIEALAHADTPHYGVSTGFGALATRHIAPELRTQLQRSLIRSHAAGSGPEVEPEVVRALALLRLSTLATGRTGVKVETAQAYAGLLNAHLTPVVHEYGSLGCSGDLAPLSHVALAILGEGKVRDADGNLLDAGEALAQHGLQPIVLAEKEGLALINGTDGMLGMLVLALADLDRLFKTADLAAAMSVEAQLGTDRVFAEDLQALRPHPGQARAAANLRAILKDSAIVASHRGPDCNRVQDAYSLRCSPQVHGAARDTAAHAASVAERELQAAIDNPVVLPDGRVESNGNFHGAPIGYVLDFLAIAVADLASISERRTDRFLDVARNHGLNAFLADDPGVDSGHMIAQYTQAAIVSELKRLAVPASVDSIPSSAMQEDHVSMGWSAARKLRKSIDGLQRVLAIEILTAARALDLRAPLTPAPATAAAQAVLRQYVEGPATDRFLAPELEHSVQLVANGTYIEATEAVTGPLL from the coding sequence ATGCTGTCCCGGGCCGATCGGGCGCGGTGCAATGTTCGGGTGGAACACACAGTGAATGTCGGCATCGGCCCGCTGACCCCGGCCCAGGTGGTCGCGGTCGCGCGGTACGGCGCTCAGGTACGGATCGACGACCAGGCCCTCGAGGAGATCGCGAAGTCGCGCGCCGCGATCGAGGCGCTGGCGCACGCGGACACCCCGCACTACGGCGTCTCGACCGGGTTCGGCGCACTCGCCACCCGGCACATCGCGCCGGAGCTCCGCACCCAGCTGCAACGCAGCCTGATCCGCTCGCACGCGGCCGGCTCGGGCCCCGAGGTCGAGCCTGAGGTCGTCCGCGCGCTCGCGCTGCTCAGACTGTCCACCCTCGCCACCGGCCGGACCGGCGTGAAGGTCGAGACGGCCCAGGCGTACGCCGGTCTGCTGAACGCGCATCTGACGCCGGTCGTGCACGAATACGGCAGCCTCGGCTGCTCGGGTGACCTGGCGCCGCTGTCCCACGTCGCGCTGGCGATCCTGGGCGAGGGCAAGGTCCGCGATGCCGACGGCAACCTTCTCGACGCCGGCGAGGCCCTGGCCCAGCACGGTCTGCAGCCGATCGTGCTCGCGGAGAAGGAAGGCCTCGCGCTGATCAACGGGACCGACGGCATGCTCGGCATGCTGGTCCTCGCGCTGGCCGATCTCGACCGGCTGTTCAAGACCGCCGACCTGGCCGCCGCGATGAGCGTCGAGGCCCAGCTCGGTACCGACCGCGTCTTCGCCGAGGACCTGCAGGCCCTGCGACCGCACCCTGGTCAGGCAAGGGCCGCGGCCAATCTGCGCGCGATCCTCAAGGACAGCGCGATCGTCGCCAGCCACCGCGGCCCGGACTGCAACCGTGTCCAGGACGCGTACTCGCTCCGCTGCTCGCCCCAGGTCCACGGCGCCGCCCGCGACACCGCAGCGCACGCCGCGTCAGTTGCGGAACGCGAACTCCAAGCCGCGATCGACAACCCCGTCGTCCTACCCGACGGGAGGGTCGAGTCCAACGGCAACTTCCACGGCGCCCCGATCGGGTACGTGCTCGACTTCCTCGCGATCGCCGTCGCGGACCTTGCCAGCATCAGCGAACGCCGTACCGACCGCTTCCTCGACGTCGCGCGCAACCACGGCCTGAACGCGTTCCTGGCCGACGATCCGGGCGTCGACAGCGGTCACATGATCGCGCAGTACACCCAGGCCGCGATCGTGTCCGAGCTGAAGCGGCTCGCCGTACCAGCGAGTGTCGACTCGATCCCGAGCAGTGCGATGCAGGAGGACCACGTCTCGATGGGCTGGTCCGCGGCGCGCAAGCTGCGCAAGTCGATCGACGGTCTACAGCGCGTACTCGCGATCGAGATCCTCACCGCCGCGCGGGCCCTGGACCTGCGCGCACCGCTCACCCCGGCTCCGGCGACGGCCGCCGCGCAAGCAGTGCTGCGGCAGTACGTCGAGGGTCCGGCCACCGACCGGTTCCTCGCCCCCGAGCTCGAGCACTCCGTACAACTCGTTGCTAATGGCACCTACATCGAAGCGACCGAGGCCGTCACCGGCCCGCTCCTCTAG
- a CDS encoding type B 50S ribosomal protein L31, whose product MKKDIHPDYRRVVFRDKSGDFSFLTGSTRESNETVVWTDGNTYPVVDVEISSASHPFYTGQQRVMDTQGRVEKFKRRYGQK is encoded by the coding sequence ATGAAGAAGGACATTCACCCCGACTACCGCCGGGTCGTCTTCCGGGACAAGTCCGGCGACTTCAGCTTCCTCACCGGTTCGACCCGCGAGAGCAACGAGACCGTCGTCTGGACAGACGGGAACACCTATCCCGTCGTCGACGTCGAGATCTCGTCGGCGAGCCACCCGTTCTACACGGGCCAGCAGCGCGTGATGGACACCCAGGGCCGGGTGGAGAAGTTCAAGAGGCGCTACGGCCAGAAGTAA
- a CDS encoding TetR/AcrR family transcriptional regulator, producing MPTESSRARSMIETRDRILDVALEVLGDNPDAGMGDIASAAGVVRRTVYGHFPSRLDLVRTLTERAVAEMTAVLTEAAAADAEPDAAWAEFVSRVWPVAHRYRVLLALRRGEYGAAIHSLLGPLDDLLTTLVERGQHANVFARHLPAAVLSQIAYSVVFTIADNARADPTLNTQTATITSLLTLGVPEPRATTLADS from the coding sequence GTGCCCACCGAGTCCTCCCGTGCGCGCTCGATGATCGAGACCCGCGACCGCATCCTCGATGTCGCCCTCGAGGTGCTGGGCGACAACCCCGATGCCGGGATGGGTGACATCGCCTCCGCGGCCGGCGTCGTCCGTCGTACGGTCTACGGTCACTTCCCGTCGCGCCTCGACCTGGTGCGGACACTCACCGAACGAGCCGTCGCCGAGATGACCGCCGTACTCACCGAGGCCGCTGCCGCCGACGCAGAACCGGACGCCGCGTGGGCCGAATTCGTCTCCCGCGTCTGGCCGGTGGCGCACCGCTACCGAGTCCTGCTGGCACTACGCCGCGGCGAGTACGGTGCCGCGATCCACAGCCTCCTCGGCCCACTCGACGACCTCCTCACCACCCTCGTCGAACGAGGCCAACACGCCAACGTGTTCGCGAGGCACCTCCCCGCGGCCGTTCTGAGTCAGATTGCCTACAGCGTGGTCTTCACCATCGCCGACAACGCCCGCGCGGACCCAACCCTCAACACCCAAACCGCCACAATCACAAGCCTCCTGACCCTAGGAGTCCCCGAGCCCCGCGCAACCACCCTCGCCGACAGCTAA
- the rpmG gene encoding 50S ribosomal protein L33 translates to MAKRNDLRPIIKLRSTAGTGYTYVTRKNRRNNPDRLVIRKYDPTLRAHADFREER, encoded by the coding sequence ATGGCCAAGCGCAACGACCTCCGCCCGATCATCAAACTCCGCAGCACGGCGGGCACCGGCTACACCTACGTAACCCGCAAGAACCGCCGAAACAATCCCGACCGACTGGTCATCCGCAAGTACGACCCCACCCTCCGCGCCCACGCGGACTTCCGCGAAGAGCGCTGA
- a CDS encoding Scr1 family TA system antitoxin-like transcriptional regulator: protein MYASEVAAHQVRLGGLLRAARKLAGVSGERLAAQLAISQSKLSRIELGQSAVAPELARRWTAACELDQERAEEINALAERIATDVYPAPWHGRIKGGVARLQRDVADLEATGRLHLDWHPRLVQGLLQTPAYAREIIAGAHPHDPELSAAVAARMARQSLLYDPTTTLRFLIGEAALRWPIATVPALIGQLDRLLLFASDGTVDFGIVPFEVPFGAFSYHAWSILAERDHGEPDLVEIGLETAKVDITDPEQTAAYRDAFERMSVVALKGDAAVSFIRGIRQELRARL, encoded by the coding sequence CTGTACGCCAGTGAAGTAGCAGCCCATCAGGTAAGGCTCGGTGGGCTGCTGCGTGCTGCCCGGAAGTTGGCCGGCGTGTCAGGTGAGAGGCTTGCGGCTCAGCTCGCCATCTCACAGTCGAAGCTGTCCCGCATAGAGCTCGGTCAATCCGCTGTCGCCCCGGAACTCGCTCGGCGATGGACAGCGGCATGCGAACTCGATCAGGAGCGTGCTGAGGAGATCAACGCTCTCGCCGAGCGCATCGCGACGGATGTCTATCCAGCGCCGTGGCATGGCCGCATCAAGGGCGGGGTCGCCCGATTGCAGCGAGATGTGGCCGACCTCGAAGCCACCGGACGGCTGCACCTGGACTGGCACCCGCGGCTGGTCCAAGGCCTTTTGCAGACTCCGGCTTACGCAAGGGAGATCATCGCCGGCGCCCACCCTCACGACCCAGAGCTCAGCGCCGCCGTCGCCGCCCGGATGGCCCGCCAGAGCCTGCTCTACGATCCGACGACAACCCTTCGGTTTCTGATCGGTGAGGCGGCGCTTCGCTGGCCGATTGCGACGGTGCCCGCGTTGATCGGTCAGTTGGACAGGCTGCTGCTGTTTGCCTCCGACGGCACTGTCGACTTCGGCATTGTCCCGTTCGAGGTTCCATTCGGAGCGTTCTCCTATCACGCCTGGAGCATTCTCGCCGAGCGAGATCACGGCGAACCCGATTTGGTCGAGATCGGTCTCGAGACCGCGAAGGTGGACATCACGGATCCTGAACAGACGGCCGCTTACCGGGATGCGTTCGAGCGAATGTCGGTCGTGGCGCTGAAGGGTGACGCGGCGGTGTCATTCATCCGTGGGATCCGTCAGGAGTTGCGCGCCCGGTTGTAG
- a CDS encoding DUF6879 family protein — translation MITPLDSDSLIELYDGAKRSIFRIELQQVYDWPDEADRIAEWRATGQVSPSTDAQWQEVADQIAAGCSNTLLHVIDLPLTDYLQYEFAAYQANNLRAGQDVRIALRNSHPVLAAIPSEFALFDDTVVWYRYNMETGVKLGWELDDDPAVLASCKGYRDVAMEHSKPLMEFIGDLKG, via the coding sequence ATGATCACACCGCTCGACAGCGACAGCTTGATCGAGTTGTACGACGGCGCAAAGCGATCGATCTTCCGGATCGAACTCCAGCAGGTCTACGACTGGCCCGACGAGGCCGACCGCATCGCCGAGTGGCGGGCAACCGGTCAAGTCAGCCCGTCAACCGATGCGCAGTGGCAAGAGGTGGCCGATCAGATCGCGGCCGGCTGCTCGAACACGTTGCTGCACGTCATCGACCTACCGCTGACCGACTACCTGCAGTACGAGTTCGCCGCCTATCAGGCGAACAACCTGAGGGCCGGTCAGGACGTCCGGATCGCCCTCCGTAACAGCCATCCCGTCCTCGCAGCGATCCCTTCGGAGTTCGCGTTGTTCGACGACACCGTCGTCTGGTACCGCTACAACATGGAGACCGGTGTCAAACTCGGCTGGGAGCTGGACGACGATCCCGCCGTACTCGCGTCCTGCAAGGGGTATCGCGATGTCGCGATGGAGCACTCCAAGCCGTTGATGGAGTTCATCGGAGATCTGAAGGGCTGA
- the hutU gene encoding urocanate hydratase: MSGPRPVRAPRGTTLTARGWQQEAALRMLQNNLDPEVAEHPDELVVYGGSGKAARDWNSFDAMVRTLTTLKDDETMLVQSGRPVGVMQTHEWAPRVLIANSNLVGDWATWEEFRKLEAMGLTMYGQMTAGSWIYIGTQGILQGTYETFGAVAEKKFGGSLAGTITLTAGLGGMGGAQPLAVTMNDGVAICIDVDESRIQRRIEHRYLDVRASSVDEALQLAEEAKKARKPLSIGVLGNAATIVPDLLKRGAPIDVVTDQTSAHDPLMYLPIGVEFEDWATAREKDPAGFTERAQESMAKHVQAMVEFQDAGAEVFDYGNSIRDEARKAGYTRAFEFPGFVPAYIRPLFCEGKGPFRWAALSGNPADIARTDQAILDLFPDNEHLSRWIKLAGERVAFQGLPARICWLGQGERDKAGLRFNELVASGELEAPIVIGRDHLDTGSVASPYRETEGMLDGSDAIADWPLLNAMVNVASGASWVSIHHGGGVGIGRSIHAGQVSVADGTYLARQKLERVLTNDPAMGVIRHVDAGYDKAVEVADEKGVRIPMRES; encoded by the coding sequence ATGTCCGGACCACGTCCTGTCCGCGCGCCCCGCGGTACCACCCTGACCGCCCGCGGCTGGCAGCAGGAGGCGGCGCTGCGGATGCTGCAGAACAACCTCGACCCGGAGGTCGCCGAGCACCCCGACGAGCTCGTCGTGTACGGCGGTTCCGGCAAGGCTGCCCGCGACTGGAACTCCTTCGACGCGATGGTCCGTACGCTGACCACGCTGAAGGACGACGAGACCATGCTCGTTCAGTCCGGCCGTCCGGTCGGCGTCATGCAGACGCACGAGTGGGCGCCGCGGGTGCTGATCGCGAACTCGAACCTGGTCGGCGACTGGGCCACCTGGGAGGAGTTCCGCAAGCTCGAGGCGATGGGGCTGACGATGTACGGCCAGATGACGGCCGGCTCGTGGATCTACATCGGCACGCAGGGCATCCTGCAGGGTACGTACGAGACGTTCGGTGCGGTCGCCGAGAAGAAGTTCGGCGGCTCGCTGGCCGGTACGATCACGCTCACCGCCGGCCTCGGCGGGATGGGTGGCGCGCAGCCGCTCGCGGTGACGATGAACGACGGCGTGGCGATCTGCATCGACGTCGACGAGTCGCGGATCCAGCGCCGGATCGAGCACCGGTACCTCGACGTACGGGCGTCCTCTGTGGATGAAGCGCTTCAACTCGCGGAAGAGGCCAAGAAGGCGCGCAAGCCCTTGTCCATCGGCGTTCTGGGCAACGCCGCGACGATCGTGCCGGACCTGCTCAAGCGGGGCGCGCCGATCGATGTCGTGACCGACCAGACGTCGGCGCACGACCCGCTGATGTACCTGCCGATCGGCGTCGAGTTCGAGGACTGGGCGACCGCGCGGGAGAAGGACCCGGCCGGGTTCACCGAGCGCGCGCAGGAGTCGATGGCCAAACACGTCCAGGCGATGGTCGAGTTCCAGGACGCGGGCGCCGAGGTGTTCGACTACGGCAACTCGATCCGGGACGAGGCGCGCAAGGCCGGGTACACCCGGGCGTTCGAGTTCCCCGGCTTCGTACCGGCGTACATCCGGCCGCTGTTCTGCGAAGGGAAGGGCCCGTTCCGGTGGGCCGCGCTGTCCGGCAACCCCGCCGACATCGCCCGCACCGATCAAGCGATTCTCGATCTCTTTCCGGACAACGAGCACCTGAGCCGCTGGATCAAGCTGGCCGGCGAGCGGGTCGCGTTCCAGGGTCTGCCGGCCCGGATCTGCTGGCTCGGCCAGGGCGAGCGGGACAAGGCCGGACTCCGGTTCAACGAGCTGGTGGCCTCCGGTGAACTCGAGGCCCCGATCGTGATCGGTCGCGACCACCTGGACACCGGCAGCGTCGCGTCGCCGTACCGGGAGACCGAAGGCATGCTCGACGGCTCGGACGCGATCGCGGACTGGCCGTTGCTGAACGCGATGGTGAACGTGGCCAGCGGCGCGTCCTGGGTGTCGATCCACCACGGCGGCGGCGTCGGCATCGGCCGGTCCATCCACGCCGGCCAGGTGTCGGTTGCCGACGGCACCTACCTGGCCCGGCAGAAGCTGGAGCGGGTCCTCACCAACGACCCGGCGATGGGTGTCATCCGGCACGTCGACGCCGGCTACGACAAAGCCGTCGAGGTGGCGGACGAGAAGGGGGTCAGGATCCCGATGCGGGAGTCCTGA
- a CDS encoding ABC transporter ATP-binding protein: MIEFEDVTKRYPDGTVAVDTLSLRIPSNQITVFVGPSGCGKTTSLRMINRTIERSSGTISIDGTDINSQDAVTLRRGIGYVIQNAGLFPHKTVVDNIATVPKLLGWDKRKARATAMELIERVGLDPKLAERYPAQLSGGQQQRVGVARALAADPAIMLMDEPFSAVDPIVRHQLQEELLRLQRDIGKTIVFVTHDIDEAIKLGDNVAVLQVGGKLAQFAPPAELLANPADDFVRGFVGQDRGYRALTFIYTDQLTVQPLPDDLALNDGVPVGWRNGSEEIEPVGAVFKRGDSLRAALDAVLTSPNGLGVVVDDEGRAVGVVDQGSVAEALRS; encoded by the coding sequence ATGATCGAGTTCGAGGACGTCACCAAGCGGTATCCGGACGGCACCGTCGCCGTCGACACGCTGTCCCTGCGGATCCCGAGCAACCAGATCACCGTGTTCGTCGGGCCCTCCGGCTGCGGCAAGACCACGTCGCTGCGGATGATCAACCGGACGATCGAGCGGTCCAGCGGGACGATCTCGATCGACGGCACCGACATCAACTCCCAGGACGCGGTCACCCTGCGACGCGGGATCGGGTACGTGATCCAGAACGCCGGGCTGTTCCCGCACAAGACCGTGGTGGACAACATCGCGACCGTGCCGAAGCTGCTCGGCTGGGACAAGCGCAAAGCCCGCGCTACGGCGATGGAGCTGATCGAACGCGTCGGCCTGGACCCGAAGCTGGCCGAGCGGTATCCGGCCCAGCTGTCCGGTGGCCAGCAGCAACGAGTCGGCGTCGCCCGTGCGCTGGCGGCCGATCCGGCGATCATGCTGATGGACGAGCCGTTCAGCGCGGTCGACCCGATCGTGCGGCACCAGCTGCAGGAGGAGCTGCTCCGGCTGCAGCGCGACATCGGCAAGACGATCGTGTTCGTCACGCACGACATCGACGAGGCGATCAAGCTCGGCGACAACGTCGCCGTCCTGCAGGTCGGCGGCAAGCTGGCCCAGTTCGCCCCACCGGCCGAACTCCTCGCGAACCCCGCCGACGACTTCGTCCGCGGCTTCGTCGGGCAGGACCGCGGTTACCGCGCCCTGACGTTCATCTACACCGATCAGCTCACCGTGCAGCCGTTGCCGGACGACCTCGCGCTGAACGACGGCGTACCGGTCGGTTGGCGGAACGGGTCCGAAGAGATCGAGCCTGTGGGTGCGGTCTTCAAGCGTGGCGATTCCCTCCGCGCGGCGCTGGACGCCGTACTGACGTCCCCGAACGGATTGGGTGTCGTGGTCGATGACGAAGGCCGCGCCGTCGGCGTTGTCGACCAAGGATCCGTTGCGGAAGCGCTCCGCTCATGA
- a CDS encoding GNAT family N-acetyltransferase, protein MGFEIRTARPEDAVGIARVWAATMPQLVKTARAVELQLRHGRSQEVLVAVDGPDVVGYANLYLPPAARVRITVQVPPANRGRGIGTALLSAVEGRARELGAQRLLVAVADDSTGFATRRGFTIGRRMTHSAADLTVAREPLPVPEGLRLVTYAELEPVQLYDAEVQVRDDDPSGLSGGPSYDEWVETHWANPDTRYDLSIAVLDGDRVLSFVTTTADPDRGVIWSNLTGTILSARGRGLAKVVKSVALARARDAGFTVASTGNDAANEPMLAVNRWLGYVEKSGAWTAEKAL, encoded by the coding sequence ATGGGGTTCGAGATCCGGACGGCACGGCCGGAGGATGCGGTCGGGATCGCCCGGGTGTGGGCCGCGACGATGCCGCAGTTGGTGAAGACGGCGCGCGCAGTCGAACTGCAGCTGCGGCACGGTCGTTCGCAGGAGGTACTGGTCGCCGTCGACGGGCCGGACGTGGTCGGGTACGCGAATCTCTACCTGCCGCCGGCGGCGCGTGTCCGGATCACTGTCCAGGTGCCGCCTGCGAATCGCGGGCGTGGGATCGGGACTGCCTTGCTTTCTGCGGTCGAGGGACGGGCGCGGGAGCTCGGGGCCCAGCGGTTGCTGGTCGCCGTGGCCGACGACTCGACTGGGTTCGCTACTCGTCGCGGCTTCACGATCGGGAGGCGGATGACGCATTCCGCGGCTGATCTGACTGTCGCGCGGGAGCCGCTCCCGGTACCGGAGGGGCTGCGGCTGGTGACCTATGCGGAGCTGGAGCCGGTGCAGTTGTACGACGCCGAGGTCCAGGTGCGGGACGACGATCCGAGCGGGTTGTCGGGCGGACCGTCGTACGACGAATGGGTCGAGACGCACTGGGCGAACCCGGACACGCGGTACGACCTGAGCATCGCCGTACTCGACGGAGACCGGGTGCTGTCGTTCGTGACCACGACCGCGGATCCGGACCGTGGGGTGATCTGGTCGAACCTGACCGGGACGATCCTGTCGGCGCGCGGGCGCGGGCTCGCGAAGGTGGTGAAGTCGGTCGCGTTGGCGCGGGCTCGGGACGCCGGGTTCACCGTCGCCTCGACCGGGAACGATGCGGCCAACGAGCCGATGCTCGCGGTGAACCGCTGGCTCGGATACGTGGAGAAGTCGGGCGCGTGGACCGCGGAGAAGGCGCTGTGA
- a CDS encoding epoxide hydrolase family protein, with the protein MCNEEVRPFSVSIPDAEIDDLKQRLARTRWPDPETVADWSQGVRAANARSLVDYWEHEYDWRRFESELNRFPQFLTEIDGLDIHFIHVRSKNPGAMPLILTHGWPGSIVEFLKLIGPLTDPVSYGGDAADSFDVVVPSLPGFGFSGKPRETGWTVSRIARAWAELMKRLGYTHWAAQGGDWGAVITTMLGSMQPEGLLGIHLNTQYAFPAQIPDTLSPEQRHAVETLALYTGELGGSNHLQRTKPETVGFALADSPAGQAAWIYEKFQSKTDNRGLAEDALSMDDMLDAISLYWFTNSAASSGRIYWENNSATFAGPKLTLPVAVTVFPKDIPRLPRSWIEDTYSNLIHYREADKGGHFAALEQPEILVSEIRTGLRTLRS; encoded by the coding sequence ATGTGCAACGAAGAGGTCCGCCCGTTCAGCGTCTCGATCCCGGATGCGGAGATCGACGACCTGAAGCAGCGACTGGCCAGAACTCGATGGCCCGATCCGGAAACGGTCGCCGACTGGTCGCAAGGGGTCCGGGCGGCGAACGCCAGGTCCTTGGTCGACTACTGGGAGCACGAGTACGACTGGCGGCGGTTCGAGTCCGAGCTCAACCGCTTCCCGCAGTTCCTGACCGAGATCGACGGGCTGGACATCCACTTCATCCACGTCAGGTCGAAGAACCCGGGCGCGATGCCGCTGATCCTCACGCACGGCTGGCCGGGCTCGATCGTCGAATTCCTGAAGCTGATCGGCCCGCTGACCGATCCGGTCTCGTACGGCGGAGACGCCGCCGACTCGTTCGACGTCGTCGTACCGTCGCTCCCCGGGTTCGGATTCTCCGGGAAGCCCAGGGAGACAGGCTGGACCGTATCGCGCATTGCAAGAGCCTGGGCCGAACTGATGAAGCGTCTCGGCTACACGCACTGGGCGGCGCAAGGCGGCGATTGGGGCGCCGTCATCACCACCATGCTCGGGTCCATGCAACCTGAGGGGCTGCTGGGCATTCACCTGAACACCCAGTACGCCTTCCCCGCACAGATACCCGACACGTTGTCGCCCGAACAGCGCCACGCCGTGGAGACCCTCGCCCTCTACACCGGCGAACTCGGTGGGTCGAACCACCTTCAGCGGACGAAGCCGGAGACCGTGGGATTTGCCCTGGCAGACTCTCCCGCTGGCCAGGCGGCCTGGATCTACGAGAAGTTCCAGTCCAAGACCGACAACCGCGGGCTCGCCGAGGACGCTCTCAGCATGGACGACATGCTCGACGCGATCTCTCTGTACTGGTTCACCAACAGCGCAGCGTCGTCGGGCCGCATCTACTGGGAGAACAACTCGGCCACTTTTGCCGGCCCGAAGCTAACGCTTCCGGTTGCGGTGACGGTCTTCCCGAAGGACATCCCGCGCCTACCGCGGAGCTGGATCGAAGACACCTACAGCAATCTGATCCATTACCGCGAGGCTGACAAGGGCGGACACTTCGCTGCCCTGGAACAGCCCGAGATCCTGGTCAGCGAGATCCGCACCGGCCTGCGGACCCTTCGCTCCTAA